The region GCTCTGAGGCCCTGAGTGCGGGACCTCTTCTCCTTCCAGCTTCACTGGAGCGAGGCAGCTGCCCTCACAGAAGACCCTCACGAGCGCCCCAGGCAACCACAGGGCAGCGTGACCATGCCAAGGCCACCAcactgtgaggaagcccaagccgCTCAGAGAGGCCTCAGGCAGGCGCTCCAGCCAACGTGCCAGCTGTGCTCAAGGCAGACGTGTGAGAGAAGCAGCCTCGCGTGACCCAGCCCAGCCCTGAGTCACCCCCAGCTGAGGCCCTGGACATCATGGGCAGAAACAGCTGTCCCATGGTGCCCACCCTCAGAATTCAGCAGCCCAAGGAGGTGGCTGCTTCCACCACGAAAAAGAAGGCGCCTCGAAGCTCAGGTGTGGACAGTGCCCACAGCAAACAAGGTGTGTGCGGACAGCCCTCTTAACAAACTACTTCAACAGGGGCCTGGGAGGGCGGGGAGAGGCCTGAGGGCTGGGCGCACAGAGGCAGAAGAAAGCTAAAACTTTATGTGCTGTGGTCAGAATCCCATCAGCAATTCCTGAAAGTGAAGCATCAAGAAGCAAAACGCACTtagaaggaattccctggtggcagagtggttaagactgtgcttccagtgcagggggcccgggttccattcctggtctgggaactaagatcccacatgctgtgaggcatgggagggagtcagttcagtcgctcagtcgtgtctgactctgcgaccccatgaaccacagcacgccaggcctccctgtccatcaccaactcctggagtttacttgtgatgccctccaaccatctcatcctctgtcgcccccttctcctcctgccctcaatccttcccagcatcagggtcttttccagtgagtcagctctccgccTGAGGTGGCCATGGGAGGGAGAGGCACATAGACAACTGAAGGGGGAATGCTGGATGACGTGTGAACTCTGAGGGTGGTAACAGTGCTGCAGTTACGCGTTTTAAGACATGACCTCGATCTTTTGCAGATGCACACTGAAACCTGCAAGTGAAACGTCACCTGTGGGGCGTGCTCACCAGCAGGTGAGTCAGGAGGGCAGGGAGATGCCAGGAGCAGACAGGAACCCAACGGCTCTGCCAACCTTTATAGGCCTCAAAGTTTTCCACATTCAGTGCTTTGTAAAAAGTgcaagtgtcagtcactcagtcgtgtctgactctttgtgaccccacggactgtaatccaccaggctcctctgtccatgggattctccaggcaagaatactggagtgcgtagctatttccttctccaggggatcttcctgacccagggactgagcccgtgtctcctgcattgcaggcagattctctaccactgagccaccagggaagcccctctgtaaACAGTAGTAGAACCATAATGAGAAAGAACCTGAGAAAGAACGCATACATACGCATACATGGCTGAATCGCCTCGCTGGACACTCGAAACTAACAcagtactgtaaatcaactaaacgTCGATTCCAGAAAGCACTTTTAACAAGGCGGCAGCTTAATGTGTTATTTGGCAATCAGAACCAGCCTGAAGTGCAGCTTGGGAAGGGTCAGCGGTGTGCCCCCCCACCAGAAggctatattttgtttttattctattttgttaGCTATCACTATAGAATGCTCTGACACTTCAGGCTACAGGTATGTATAATTCTGATTAAAATAACACGTTTCAAAAAGAAAGTGGACTCTGAGTCACAGGGTCCCAGCCCGTTGACTGCAGCGGCAGCCCCAGCCTTCGCAGGGCCTATCCTGTCCCCAGGCCCTCCGTGGGACTCCGGTGCCCTCGCCCGGCGGCTTCCTCCTACCTGTGCCCCCTTGCCGTCTGAAGGGAGGGGCTGGGCCAGCCGGTCCATGTCGTCCCCAGAGCTGCCCACGGCCACGTAGCTGTATGAGCCCCGGGTGTACGGGGCGCTGTGCCAGCAGGACCTCAGCATACTCCTGGGTGCGGGGAGCTGGGGGTTCCCTGGGCCAAGAGACGCACATGTTAGCCAGCAGCCCGCCCACCCATCCACAAGGAGCCTCCCACCGTAAAGACCGAGCAGTTAAAAGCGAGACCACTGCTGGGCAGCCAAGCCCAGGGGGTGTGAGCGCAGGGCTCCCCTCCGGAGGTCCCTGAAGCAGCGTCCCGACACACACTGCTGCCTTTCCTGAGCCTCGGCGTCCCGTCTGTAAAGCTCTGATTGCGGACATTCATATCCATCTTGGTGGCAGATTTTTAGGAAAGAGAAGTGGGAAGTGCTTGCAAAGCCATTTCAGTCCCCCAGAGAGGAGAACTCTTCGTGCCAGCTGACATGGGCAGGACTGTCCCGAGACTCAGGGCCGAACCCAGTTCCTCTCTGGGGGAGGTTTGGTTCCTGTCACAGACCAGCCGCTCGGGTGGGAGGCAGCAGCGTGGCCCCTGCGGTCAGTACCTGTCACCCTGCGGAGCACCTGCGTCAGAGACCTGAGCACGTCCTCGTCCGACAGTGTCTCCATGAACTCGGACTCGAGCCCCGCGATAAAGCCACAGAGCACGTGGCTGGCCCTGCTGGAGAGAAGCAGAGCTGGACCAGGCCCGCCACACCCAGACCGGCTCTGCCGTGAccagtggctgcaccagtgtGGGCTCAAAGCCCCGGGGTCCCTCGACACGGGGTCTGCAAGGTCAGAGCTCTCAGGGCACCAAGATGGTTCCTGCTGACTCCACTGTCAAAGGCTGGTGGGGACAGCTGTCCCTAGCACAGTCGGGGACTCTGTATCAAGTCCTGACCCTTCTACTCCTCTTTATAAAACCCtgcacgaaaaaaaaaaaaaaaaaaacccacatgatGGGCCGGAGGGGACCAGGTGACCATGTGGACCCTGGCTTGGCTGCTGGGGTGAGTACCCCTGGGTCCTCGGCAAACACGTCTCAGAAGTGAGCAAAGTGTGTCTCTTACGAGGAAAGCAACTGCAAGTATTTACTGCACATTGCAGGTCCCGAGAGATGCTGACGAGCTGCACGCACTGGGCCTCTGTCTGCTCCTGCAGGGAGTGGGCTCGGGGGGTCTGTCTCACCACTTTAGGGTGCCCCTTGTGTCCCCCCTCGTGTAAACCCTCCAGAAACGCCTCGAGGAGAATCGACACAGTGCCGGACCCCCCAGACAGCTCACACCCAGGCCTCCTCGGAGAAACCTGGAAAGAACACATACTGGAAGGGAGGCAGGACCCAGAAGCCAATCAGCTTCTTGAACCAGGCATCCTGCAGCTCGGGGGCGGTGTCCTCCAGGGGCGACGTGTCCTCCCACACCACCTGGATGTGCTGGCAGTCTGGCTCCCAGAAGGGCTCCTCAAACTCCAAGAAGATTTTATTGTTTGTCCCAAAGCCTATTTTCCTGATCGCTTCCACCTTTTCAGTGGGCAGTGGTGGCTCAAAGAAGGTGTCCAGATGCTTCTTAAAAAAACCTGAAATTCAAAATTGGACGCCTTACTCCATGTCAGTCTCTTAATGGGAATTGACAGCCACAGGAATGGCCCTGAGCCCGTCAGAGGGTCAGAGAAAGGTCAGAGGGTCAGAGAAAGGCGTCTGGGAGCCACGCAGGCTCCCTGCAGGCCGGAGCCCCGACAGCCAGCATTCAGTGGAGGGACAGGCAGGCCCCGAGAACGCCTGCCACGCGGGATCAGGTGGCCCAGCCCCGGACCGCTCTGCGGGACAGGCCCGAGCCTGCTGCCTCTCGGGCTGCCCAGGGTTAGTTTGCAGGAGCAATGAAACACACAGGCTTCACCCAGAAGCCACAGGAAAAGTGATCAGTGTTTAGCCCGAAGTCACACCACAAGGAGAGGAAACATTCACAGCACAAGCCAACCTCGCCAGTTCACGGGAGAAAGACCAACAGTGTGACAGGAAACAAGGCTTGGCCGTGAACACTGCAGAGGGGACCGTCTCCCCACAGCCACCCGCTCGCCGCAGAGCTTCAGCCCATCAGTTCCTGCAGGACTGGACTTGGTCCTACACACATGTATCCAAACACACACGCCTACAGCACTGTGCAACAGAACAGTGAAAAGTAACTTTGTGTCAGTATTCATTAGCGGCGCCTGCTgctcccgctgctgctgctgctgctgctaagtcgcttcagttgtgtccaactctgtgcgaccccatagacggcagcccaccaggctcctccatccctgggactctccaggcaagatcactggagcgggttgccatttccttctctagcgcaggcgtgcatgctaagtcgtttcggtcatgtctgattctatgcgatcctatggacagcagcccaccaggcccctctgtccacaggattctctaggcaagatcactggagcaggttgccatttccttctccaaattaatgGTACCTACACATGAGAAAATATGGTGTAGCTATCAAGAACAAACTGGGCAGGTGCCTGGCCCCCTGTGAGCCGTAATGATGCACCTGCTGGCTGCAGCAGCTCAGTGAGCCCACACCACAACTGTGCGTGAACCAGGCCATCCGTGTAAAAGAACAAAGACTGTGACAACCTGTCTGTGCTGGTTTGGAAACGGAGGAGCAGCAGAACACTGTGCTAATAACGCGCAGCAGAGTCCACCATGGGAGAAGGAGCCGGCCCTGAGCAAGCCAATCCACACCCAGCCCTCCCCTAGGGGGCAGGAGAATCCGCGGACACGGCCCATGGGTGGGGTCGGGGCAGGGGAGACTCCTGCCCTTCACCTTCCAGCCATGCTGGCACCTGTTAGCTTTGTGAACTTGGGCAGTTAAGTGACTTCTCTGTGTTATCATTTATCAAATAGGGGGTGGGGCAGAGATTTCCCAAGCTGCCAGAGAAGCAGGTGAGATAAACCCGGCACAAACTTGCTTTCAGTTATCTCCACCTTTTACCAGATTGCCAGCTCCTACTGctagatcttccctggtggctcagaggttaacgcatctgcctccaatgcgggagacctgggttcgatccctgggttgggaaaatcccctggagaaggaaatggcaatccactccaatattcttgcctggagaatcccatggacggaggagcccggacacgactgagcgacttcaccttcaccttcactgCTAGATCTAAAGCATCAGATCTGGAATTAAATAGGATTATGCTCACAACTCCTTCCTCGATCACCACCAGGACCGAAACGTAAGACCTGGCTTTCCGCCCCCTGAAAGCAGTGTGGTGAGCCTCAAGAGGCCGTCCCAACCTCCCAAAGGAGCAGCACACCTGCTGACCTGTGACCTCTCTTCCTGTGAAACCTTCTTTCAAAGCGAACAATTGCTACAAAGCACAGTAGAGTAGCTCTATCCCAAACTCAGAATGAAAACATGAGCTCAGCAGCCAACGAGTGCCCCGGAGTGAATGAGGCTGGAGAAAACCAGAGGCCAGGGCACCTGAACGAGAACTGGAGGAACCGACCAGAACAGAGGGCTTTACCTAAGGGCACGGTGACGACCACGTGATGGGCTGGGAAGCAGTCTCCATCCTCACATTCCACCAGCACGGGAAATGTCTCCCCAGGAGCCGAAGCTTCCCGGAAGGACCCATTCCAGTGAATGGTCATCACGGGTTTGTCAAAAACCATCACGTCCTTGGGCAAGGAGGCCATGATGCAGTCTGTGAGTCCTTGGTAGCCCCTGGGGGAAACAGAGGTGTCCCTGGAGGCGAGGCTCTACAACAAGCCCTCCGAGCTCACGCCAGATCAGGGAGCTGCAGGGGGCTCTGGTCCCAGCTCagccagggaggagggcagggagggagggggcctcACGGGAGGATGACAGGAGCAGAGCTCCCCAGGTTTTCGTGGCAAGCAGGTCCCTCCTCACCAAGGTCCCTCCTCACCCGGCCCAGGGCTCCCATTCTGGGCCTCTTCCCCATCACAGCACCCTCCCTGTGCAGGGCAGTCCTGGAGGGTCTCATGAGGGCCCCATGAGAGGACAGCCACCCCAACACAGAGCAGGCCTGTCTGCCCATCTCTGAGGTCCAACCCCCAACAGTGCTTACAGGCAGGAGGCCTCCTAAACCTGGCGGGGAGCAAGGCATTACAAGatgcatttccttcttttaatcactttttcttgagaagaattcttttcttttcataagtGGTCAAAACTATGGAAGTAAATGACCAATCTCCCTAACACAGGAAGACAAACAGCCCCTGTCCCTCTCACCCGTCCCCTGCCTCCCAAAGCTTGGCCTGAGGTACAGGTAGGGACCCCCGAGGGAGCATGAAGGGGGTCTGGGGAAGCACAGAGGGGTCTGtctgggtgggtggggcaggcaCATACTCAGGAAAGGTGCAGTCCAGCCCTGGCAGCACAGTGTACTCCCCGAAAGGCGCGAGGGCAACCAGGTCCATGCTGTGGGTACCGCTCACACAGCACTCCACGTTGAACAAGTTCTTCAGGATGGCCAGTTTGAGCTTCTTGGTCTCCTCATCCTCTGTCCAGCCAGCCATGTGCTGACGGATCTTCTCCTTGAGGTACTCCCCGACACTGGGTGGGGTGGTCTCAGCCGCCTGCAGGAACTCCCTGGTCTGGTCTATGAGACTGTAGAACAGACTGGCCATCTCCGCCACGAGCTCAAGGCTCACACTTACCCCAGAGCTGGCGTAAGACACAGATGGCAGGCCCACGTGACCTCCGGTCTCGATCAGCTGGTTCTCCTCGGACAGGGCCTTCTCCCCAAGCAGCCCGTATTTGGCAGCCAGCTGGAAGACGGGGTTGCCCTGGGAGGGCCCATGGATCCAGTGAGCACCTACCTCCACCACGCCACCTGGGAGCGGTAGGAGAGGCCACCTTGAGGCTCCCTGCCCTGAGTCCCTCCCCTTGCCACACTCAGCCCTGCCCTTCCAGAGGCCCACATCATTCCAGAGGACCAGAGGCTCTGGCGCCAGGGCCTGTCAGACCTGACTTAGGGGAACACCCCCTGAGGGGTGCTGGCCTGCGCGTGCCTGGGAAGGATACTTGGAGGCAggcctgggggcagaggaggcACCAAGGAGCAAGGAGGCTGGAGGTGGTGGTGTGGGGGCTCCCTGCGGCGGTCAGAACCAGGGCCACTGTGTGGTCAAGGGTTCCCCTCCGCCGCAGCGGCGGACCCCGCTCACTGCGGGCAGCTGAGTTTCGGGGAGCAGTGAACTTCGGTAATTATGTGGGGCGGAGCGGGGATTCGCTCAAGGGGCCAGATAAGGGTTCCAGGACGCCTAACCCTGGACGTAGGCCGAGCCAGGAGCAGGGCTCCAGAGGCACCGGCTGGGCTCCGGGAAGGGGTTCCGGGAAAGGCTGTTACCGAAGCTGTGCTCCGAGCGGATGCGGCCACCGGCGCGGGCCGTGGCCTCCAGAACCCGAAGGTGTGAGAAGGCCGGGTGGCGGCAGAGCCTCTGCGCCGCCCCCAGCCCCGCGATGCCGCCGCCCACCACCAGCACCCGCGGGCCGCGGCCCGGGGCTTCCGCCTGACGACCACCCGACTGCATCGCCGCCGTCCCGGGCGGTTCCGGAGAGTCCCCCCGCCGCTAGGAGGTTTCGTGGAGCCGGGAAGAGACCAGAGCAGGGGCGGGGATTCGGGGCGGGACAAGGGGCGGGGCAGGGCCGGAGGAGGAAgggcgaggggcggggccggAGGAAGAAGGGGGCGAGGGGCGGGGCCAGAGGAAAGGGGCGAGGGGCGGGGCCAGAGGTGAAAGGGGCGAGGGGCGGGGTGAGGGCGAGGAGAGGGGCGGGGCGAGGTGGGCAAGGAGTTCCGTTCCGGCCCGGCCCGCCCCCCGATGTGGGCCTGGCTCAGCTGCGCGCGCGCCTGGTGGCTTGGGACGAGAGGTCTGGCCTACCGCGCGGGAAGGTGGCGGAGGGTCGCTCGGGAGTGCGAGGGCCAGCGCGGAGGGGTCGGTGTATTATCCATCGGTGTCGGCGTTGTAGGCGACCGCCCCCACCGAGGGAGAGTGCGGGCGGCCGACTGGCCTGTTCGGGTCGTGTCCTGGTCCTCAGGAGACGTGGGAACGGGGCCAGGAGGCGGAGGAGGAGCCTCTTTTCTGCCTCCGATGCGCGAGCGAGCGCCTTCACTTCCAGAGCCCGTGGACCGCGGTGCCGAGGTGTCAGGTCGGATGGGGAGAGACGACGACCCTGGTGTGAGTGTGTCCACAGTTACGTGTCTACATGCACAGAGTACAACACACGTGAAGTACAAAGTGCAAGATAAACTGAGTGGAGAACGagtcccaccccctccccgcccccgcccacaTATCTGACCCCAGGAGCGGGAAACAAGTTCTAGCCTGCAGGCATTTCTGGAGACTTATTCTGGTTCGGGCTAGTCTCCCTTACAGCCTTGCAGCGATTAGAAAGCTCCTGCTTTCTGCTAAAAGGGCCATCGGGCTGCTCTGTAAGCACATCATCCTTCCACCCCTGGTCATGCGGCTCCCACCGCTGCCCGCGGTGCCGCCGTGAGTGGGGGTGGGCCGGGAGGGAACTTAGCTCCAGTCTGGGCAGGTGGTCCTTCTGTCTGGCGTCTTCGTGCATCTCCAAGgacccccttctctctccctgtgTTGCCCTCCTCAGTCATATGGTCTTGTTCTTCTTGCATTCACTCTCTTGTTTTGGTGAAGCCCAGAAGAGGTGTCTGGAAGATCATTCTTTAAAGGACattgcaaagctgaaaatatctTCACTTTGCCCTCACACTTGATCTGTAGTTTGCCTGGGCATAGAATTCTAGGTCTGAAGCCTCTTCCTTCGGACTCTGAAGGCActgctcccctttctcctccctcctagGAGTGCTGTGAAGAAATCCATGCCATTCTAATTTCTAATCTTTTACAAGTAACGGGGGTGTTTTCCTCCCTGGAAGTTTTTAAGATgttaggaaagttatgaccaacctagatagcatattcaaaagcagagacattactttgccaacaaaggtctgtctagtcaaggctatggtttttccagtagtcatgtatggatgtgagaattggactgtgaagaaagctgagcacgaaaaaattgatgcttttgaactgtggtgttggagaagactcttgagagtcccttggactgcaaggagatccaaccagtccattctgaaggagatcagccctgggatttctttggaaggaatgatgctaaagctgaaactccagtactttggccacctcatgcgaagagttgactcattggaaaagactgatgctgggagggattgggggcaagaggagaaggggacggcagaggatgagatggctggatggcatcactgactcaatggacgtgagtctgagttaactccaggagttggtgatggacagggaggcctgacatgctgcaatacatggggtcacaaagagtcggacacgactgagcgactgatctgatctcatctgatctggggatatccctggtggtccagtggtgaagaatccgcctgccaatgcagggaacacaggtttgatccctggtccgggaagatctcacgtgccatggagcaacaaagctCATGGGCCACTACTGAGCCCTAgtgctacagctactgaagcccaggcaccctaGAGCTGTTC is a window of Bos mutus isolate GX-2022 chromosome 26, NWIPB_WYAK_1.1, whole genome shotgun sequence DNA encoding:
- the LOC102278694 gene encoding peroxisomal N(1)-acetyl-spermine/spermidine oxidase isoform X4, giving the protein MQSGGRQAEAPGRGPRVLVVGGGIAGLGAAQRLCRHPAFSHLRVLEATARAGGRIRSEHSFGGVVEVGAHWIHGPSQGNPVFQLAAKYGLLGEKALSEENQLIETGGHVGLPSVSYASSGVSVSLELVAEMASLFYSLIDQTREFLQAAETTPPSVGEYLKEKIRQHMAGWTEDEETKKLKLAILKNLFNVECCVSGTHSMDLVALAPFGEYTVLPGLDCTFPEGYQGLTDCIMASLPKDVMVFDKPVMTIHWNGSFREASAPGETFPVLVECEDGDCFPAHHVVVTVPLGFFKKHLDTFFEPPLPTEKVEAIRKIGFGTNNKIFLEFEEPFWEPDCQHIQVVWEDTSPLEDTAPELQDAWFKKLIGFWVLPPFHRASHVLCGFIAGLESEFMETLSDEDVLRSLTQVLRRVTGNPQLPAPRSMLRSCWHSAPYTRGSYSYVAVGSSGDDMDRLAQPLPSDGKGAQLQVLFAGEATHRTFYSTTHGALLSGWREADRLMTLWDPQAQWPEPRL
- the LOC102278694 gene encoding peroxisomal N(1)-acetyl-spermine/spermidine oxidase isoform X1 gives rise to the protein MQSGGRQAEAPGRGPRVLVVGGGIAGLGAAQRLCRHPAFSHLRVLEATARAGGRIRSEHSFGGVVEVGAHWIHGPSQGNPVFQLAAKYGLLGEKALSEENQLIETGGHVGLPSVSYASSGVSVSLELVAEMASLFYSLIDQTREFLQAAETTPPSVGEYLKEKIRQHMAGWTEDEETKKLKLAILKNLFNVECCVSGTHSMDLVALAPFGEYTVLPGLDCTFPEGYQGLTDCIMASLPKDVMVFDKPVMTIHWNGSFREASAPGETFPVLVECEDGDCFPAHHVVVTVPLGFFKKHLDTFFEPPLPTEKVEAIRKIGFGTNNKIFLEFEEPFWEPDCQHIQVVWEDTSPLEDTAPELQDAWFKKLIGFWVLPPFQEPPAPRTQEYAEVLLAQRPVHPGLIQLRGRGQLWGRHGPAGPAPPFRRQGGTGLKKMQSSLKLVDCIIEVHDARIPLSGRNPLFQETLGLKPHLLVLNKMDLADLKEQQKIIRHLEREGIKHVVFTNCVKDENVKQVIPTVTELVGSSYRYHRGEHVEYCIMVIGVPNVGKSSLINSLRRQHLRKGKATRVGGEPGITRAVMSRIQVCERPLMFLLDTPGVLAPRIPSVETGLKLALCGTVLDHLVGEETLADFLLYTLNRHQLLGYVQHYGLGEACDDIASVLKRVAVKLRKTQKVKVLTGTGNVNVIQPDYPAAARDFLRAFRSGLLGPVMLDRDFLQGRSAEEP
- the LOC102278694 gene encoding peroxisomal N(1)-acetyl-spermine/spermidine oxidase isoform X5; amino-acid sequence: MQSGGRQAEAPGRGPRVLVVGGGIAGLGAAQRLCRHPAFSHLRVLEATARAGGRIRSEHSFGGVVEVGAHWIHGPSQGNPVFQLAAKYGLLGEKALSEENQLIETGGHVGLPSVSYASSGVSVSLELVAEMASLFYSLIDQTREFLQAAETTPPSVGEYLKEKIRQHMAGWTEDEETKKLKLAILKNLFNVECCVSGTHSMDLVALAPFGEYTVLPGLDCTFPEGYQGLTDCIMASLPKDVMVFDKPVMTIHWNGSFREASAPGETFPVLVECEDGDCFPAHHVVVTVPLGFFKKHLDTFFEPPLPTEKVEAIRKIGFGTNNKIFLEFEEPFWEPDCQHIQVVWEDTSPLEDTAPELQDAWFKKLIGFWVLPPFQASHVLCGFIAGLESEFMETLSDEDVLRSLTQVLRRVTGNPQLPAPRSMLRSCWHSAPYTRGSYSYVAVGSSGDDMDRLAQPLPSDGKGAQLQVLFAGEATHRTFYSTTHGALLSGWREADRLMTLWDPQAQWPEPRL
- the LOC102278694 gene encoding uncharacterized protein isoform X2, producing the protein MASLFYSLIDQTREFLQAAETTPPSVGEYLKEKIRQHMAGWTEDEETKKLKLAILKNLFNVECCVSGTHSMDLVALAPFGEYTVLPGLDCTFPEGYQGLTDCIMASLPKDVMVFDKPVMTIHWNGSFREASAPGETFPVLVECEDGDCFPAHHVVVTVPLGFFKKHLDTFFEPPLPTEKVEAIRKIGFGTNNKIFLEFEEPFWEPDCQHIQVVWEDTSPLEDTAPELQDAWFKKLIGFWVLPPFQEPPAPRTQEYAEVLLAQRPVHPGLIQLRGRGQLWGRHGPAGPAPPFRRQGGTGLKKMQSSLKLVDCIIEVHDARIPLSGRNPLFQETLGLKPHLLVLNKMDLADLKEQQKIIRHLEREGIKHVVFTNCVKDENVKQVIPTVTELVGSSYRYHRGEHVEYCIMVIGVPNVGKSSLINSLRRQHLRKGKATRVGGEPGITRAVMSRIQVCERPLMFLLDTPGVLAPRIPSVETGLKLALCGTVLDHLVGEETLADFLLYTLNRHQLLGYVQHYGLGEACDDIASVLKRVAVKLRKTQKVKVLTGTGNVNVIQPDYPAAARDFLRAFRSGLLGPVMLDRDFLQGRSAEEP
- the LOC102278694 gene encoding peroxisomal N(1)-acetyl-spermine/spermidine oxidase isoform X3, whose amino-acid sequence is MQSGGRQAEAPGRGPRVLVVGGGIAGLGAAQRLCRHPAFSHLRVLEATARAGGRIRSEHSFGGVVEVGAHWIHGPSQGNPVFQLAAKYGLLGEKALSEENQLIETGGHVGLPSVSYASSGVSVSLELVAEMASLFYSLIDQTREFLQAAETTPPSVGEYLKEKIRQHMAGWTEDEETKKLKLAILKNLFNVECCVSGTHSMDLVALAPFGEYTVLPGLDCTFPEGYQGLTDCIMASLPKDVMVFDKPVMTIHWNGSFREASAPGETFPVLVECEDGDCFPAHHVVVTVPLGFFKKHLDTFFEPPLPTEKVEAIRKIGFGTNNKIFLEFEEPFWEPDCQHIQVVWEDTSPLEDTAPELQDAWFKKLIGFWVLPPFQASHVLCGFIAGLESEFMETLSDEDVLRSLTQVLRRVTGNPQLPAPRSMLRSCWHSAPYTRGSYSYVAVGSSGDDMDRLAQPLPSDGKGAQRGFPGGSVVENLPAMQETRAQSLGQEDPLEKEIATHSSILAWRIPWTEEPGGLQSVGSQRVRHD